The following proteins come from a genomic window of Novosphingobium aromaticivorans DSM 12444:
- a CDS encoding alginate export family protein, which yields MKTRILGAAAMAAPLALAQPAEAAPASFGEAVEVADGTVLDPIVEARLRYEGVDQPTTDADALTVRLRAGFEVRHAPSHLSFLAEAEGTLGLWNDYNAFPFALAGSSQRRPQFATVPDAESIDLNRLQVQYRTKGLAVTVGRQRINLDDQRFVGSVGWRQNEQTFDAVRAEVAAGPVTFDGTYAIRQDSIFGSEAGPRRAMDGDFVFLNAGAKTGAVTAKGFAYLIDYEEAFAFANSSQTYGGRIAAGFPLSAKVKLSLVGSYARQMDMGRNPVRYRADYLLGEAGLSSRGFTLTGGYERLGADGTAGKAFQTPLATLHKFNGWADLFLTTPAAGLEDRYVTLAKVFPKVKALPGLNAMVTWHDLRSDIGNARYGTEWDASVGFRSGKVAWLAKYADYDAKSFGTDRRIVWLQAEVAF from the coding sequence ATGAAGACCAGGATCCTCGGCGCCGCCGCGATGGCAGCGCCGCTCGCTCTCGCCCAACCTGCGGAAGCTGCGCCCGCGTCTTTCGGCGAGGCTGTCGAAGTCGCCGATGGCACCGTGCTGGACCCGATAGTCGAGGCACGCCTGCGCTATGAAGGCGTGGACCAGCCGACCACCGACGCCGACGCCCTGACCGTGCGGCTGCGCGCGGGGTTCGAGGTGCGTCATGCGCCCTCGCACCTCTCGTTCCTGGCCGAGGCGGAAGGGACGCTCGGCCTGTGGAACGACTACAACGCCTTTCCCTTCGCGCTTGCCGGCAGTAGCCAAAGGCGACCGCAGTTCGCCACGGTTCCCGATGCGGAAAGCATCGATCTCAATCGCTTGCAGGTGCAGTACCGGACGAAGGGCCTCGCGGTCACGGTCGGGCGTCAGCGCATCAATCTCGACGACCAGCGCTTTGTCGGTTCGGTCGGATGGCGGCAGAACGAGCAGACATTCGATGCGGTGCGGGCCGAGGTCGCGGCAGGGCCGGTCACGTTCGATGGCACTTACGCGATCCGGCAGGATTCGATCTTCGGATCGGAGGCCGGGCCGCGCCGCGCGATGGACGGGGACTTCGTGTTCCTCAACGCCGGGGCGAAAACGGGGGCGGTGACCGCCAAGGGCTTTGCCTATCTCATTGATTATGAAGAGGCCTTTGCCTTCGCCAATTCCTCGCAGACCTATGGCGGGCGGATCGCGGCCGGCTTCCCCCTGTCGGCCAAGGTCAAGCTCAGCCTCGTCGGCAGCTATGCCCGGCAGATGGACATGGGCCGCAACCCGGTCCGCTACCGCGCCGACTATCTGCTTGGCGAGGCGGGGCTTTCGTCGCGCGGGTTCACCCTGACGGGCGGCTACGAACGTCTCGGGGCAGACGGGACGGCGGGCAAGGCCTTCCAGACGCCGCTGGCGACGCTGCACAAGTTCAACGGTTGGGCCGACCTGTTCCTGACGACGCCCGCCGCCGGGCTCGAAGACCGCTATGTCACGCTGGCGAAGGTCTTCCCGAAAGTGAAGGCGCTGCCGGGGCTCAATGCCATGGTGACCTGGCACGACCTGCGCAGTGATATCGGAAACGCCCGCTATGGCACCGAATGGGACGCCAGTGTCGGGTTCAGGTCCGGCAAGGTCGCATGGCTGGCCAAATATGCCGACTACGACGCGAAGAGCTTCGGTACGGACCGCCGTATCGTGTGGCTCCAGGCTGAAGTCGCATTCTGA
- the nirD gene encoding nitrite reductase small subunit NirD, with product MIGEWLDIGPVSQISPGNARTLPVVGGEEIAVFHTLDNRFYALVNRCPHKAGPLSQGIVHGSVVTCPLHNWNISLKTGEAMGDDEGCVPTIPLKVDAGRIYLLREAVLGKKAA from the coding sequence ATGATCGGCGAATGGCTCGATATCGGCCCTGTCAGCCAGATTTCCCCGGGCAATGCCCGCACGCTGCCGGTCGTCGGCGGCGAGGAGATCGCGGTGTTCCATACGCTCGACAACCGCTTCTATGCGCTGGTCAATCGTTGCCCGCACAAGGCGGGCCCGCTCAGCCAGGGTATCGTCCATGGTTCGGTCGTTACCTGCCCGCTCCATAACTGGAATATCTCGCTCAAGACCGGCGAGGCGATGGGCGATGACGAGGGCTGCGTGCCCACGATCCCGCTAAAAGTGGACGCGGGCCGCATCTACCTGCTGCGCGAGGCGGTTCTGGGGAAGAAGGCGGCGTGA
- the cobA gene encoding uroporphyrinogen-III C-methyltransferase, whose product MNDFPAGMVWLVGAGPGDPELLTRKAERLIGRASVVFFDALVGREVLDLASPGARLVDVGKRSGRHSKDQRTIDALIVEAALSGERVVRLKGGDPSIFGRATEELEACRSAGVVVAVCPGVTAASAAAAGLSRSLTLRGLARKLVFVTAHARAGDTLDLDWAALADPGATLAIYMGKSAAGAIARGLQGTGMAGETPVALVENASLPDERRIVTRLDLLELAARTLGDGPALLLIGEAMRTPGRRAVAAAAQAMERETP is encoded by the coding sequence ATGAACGACTTTCCGGCGGGAATGGTCTGGCTGGTCGGTGCGGGACCCGGCGATCCCGAACTGCTGACGCGCAAGGCCGAACGGCTGATCGGCAGAGCCAGCGTCGTGTTCTTCGATGCTCTTGTCGGCCGCGAGGTGCTCGACCTGGCCAGCCCGGGCGCGCGGCTCGTCGACGTGGGAAAGCGCTCCGGCCGCCACTCGAAGGACCAGCGCACGATCGATGCCCTGATCGTCGAGGCCGCGCTCTCCGGGGAACGGGTGGTGCGCCTGAAGGGCGGCGATCCGTCGATCTTCGGCCGCGCAACCGAGGAACTGGAAGCGTGCCGATCCGCGGGCGTGGTGGTTGCCGTCTGTCCGGGCGTGACGGCGGCCAGCGCGGCAGCTGCCGGGCTCTCGCGCTCGCTCACCCTGCGCGGACTGGCGCGCAAGCTGGTCTTCGTTACCGCCCATGCGCGCGCGGGCGATACGCTGGACCTTGACTGGGCAGCGCTGGCGGACCCGGGTGCGACGCTGGCGATCTACATGGGCAAGTCAGCAGCCGGCGCGATCGCTCGGGGGTTGCAGGGGACGGGCATGGCGGGCGAAACGCCGGTGGCGCTGGTCGAGAATGCCAGCCTTCCCGACGAACGCCGGATCGTGACGCGACTGGACCTGCTGGAGCTTGCCGCGCGGACGCTGGGCGACGGGCCGGCGCTGCTCCTGATCGGGGAAGCAATGCGTACGCCCGGTCGCCGTGCCGTGGCTGCGGCCGCGCAAGCCATGGAAAGGGAGACGCCGTGA
- a CDS encoding MBL fold metallo-hydrolase → MRRLLTVLLPALLAAGTAQAKPLEYKVITTSPASLVANISLITGEKEAVLVDVPFTRADAMRVAAEVLDSGKTLKAIVITHDHPDHFFGLDVLQDAFPDAKILANPVAARDMARSIPIKFKRWAAQLGTNAPRRGVQPDAMQGDTIELEGHKLQVIGPMQGDHVHSTVLWDAETRTLIAGDVLFNGVYVWLGEHGPAQYEAWLRTLDRLEALNPARVIAGHRQAGLPDDNMSIAWTRAYITAFAAEAKTAKTSAELAAAMAARYPTATEVLGGFLLGISSKVGAGEIPPWDE, encoded by the coding sequence ATGCGTCGGCTACTTACCGTTCTCCTCCCGGCACTTCTCGCAGCAGGCACCGCACAGGCCAAACCGCTGGAATACAAGGTCATCACGACCTCGCCCGCCAGCCTCGTCGCCAACATCTCGCTGATCACCGGAGAGAAGGAGGCCGTCCTGGTCGACGTCCCCTTCACCCGGGCAGACGCGATGCGCGTCGCCGCCGAGGTGCTGGACAGCGGCAAGACGCTCAAGGCCATCGTGATCACCCACGACCACCCGGACCACTTCTTCGGGCTCGACGTGTTGCAGGACGCATTTCCCGACGCGAAGATCCTGGCGAACCCGGTGGCGGCCAGGGACATGGCGCGCTCCATCCCGATCAAGTTCAAGCGCTGGGCCGCGCAACTCGGAACCAACGCCCCGCGCCGCGGCGTGCAGCCCGATGCCATGCAGGGCGACACGATAGAGCTTGAAGGCCACAAGCTGCAGGTGATCGGACCGATGCAGGGCGACCATGTCCACTCCACGGTGCTTTGGGACGCGGAGACGCGCACCCTGATCGCCGGGGACGTTCTCTTCAACGGAGTCTATGTCTGGCTCGGCGAACATGGGCCCGCCCAGTACGAGGCATGGCTGCGGACGCTCGACCGGCTCGAGGCACTGAACCCTGCAAGGGTGATCGCGGGCCACCGTCAGGCAGGCCTGCCTGACGATAACATGAGCATCGCCTGGACACGCGCCTACATCACCGCCTTTGCCGCCGAGGCAAAGACCGCGAAGACCTCGGCCGAACTCGCGGCAGCGATGGCGGCGCGCTATCCCACGGCCACCGAAGTCCTCGGCGGCTTCCTGCTGGGCATTTCCAGCAAGGTCGGTGCGGGCGAGATTCCGCCCTGGGACGAATAG
- a CDS encoding SDR family NAD(P)-dependent oxidoreductase, translated as MMRFDGKAVLVTGAATGIGRATALAFAREGASVMIGDIDERADETVALILSEGGRAAFRKTDVRRAADLDELVAQCLDRFGRMDAAFNNAGVLPPQRPIHEVPEDELDLAIDVDFKGVFFAMQAEIRHFLKVGGGAIVNTASVGALIADPNMSAYCAMKHAVSGLTKAAAVEYAQAGIRVNAIAPGFVVTPMTQHWADSNEFTQMFFAQNISGRAARPEEIAPTVLHLCSDGASFINGATFTIDGGQTAH; from the coding sequence ATGATGCGCTTCGATGGAAAGGCAGTCCTCGTGACGGGGGCGGCGACCGGCATCGGCAGGGCCACCGCCCTCGCCTTCGCTCGCGAAGGGGCCTCGGTCATGATCGGCGACATAGACGAGCGGGCAGACGAAACCGTCGCGTTGATCCTCTCGGAGGGCGGGCGCGCTGCCTTCCGCAAGACCGACGTGCGGCGCGCGGCCGACCTGGATGAACTGGTGGCGCAGTGCCTCGACCGGTTCGGGCGGATGGACGCGGCGTTCAACAATGCCGGGGTCCTCCCGCCCCAGCGCCCGATCCACGAAGTGCCCGAGGACGAACTGGACCTCGCGATCGACGTGGACTTCAAGGGCGTCTTCTTCGCGATGCAAGCGGAAATCCGCCATTTCCTCAAAGTCGGCGGCGGTGCCATCGTCAATACCGCCAGCGTCGGCGCGCTGATCGCGGACCCGAACATGAGCGCCTACTGCGCGATGAAGCACGCGGTATCGGGCCTAACCAAGGCCGCCGCCGTCGAGTACGCGCAAGCCGGCATCCGCGTGAACGCCATCGCCCCGGGCTTCGTCGTCACCCCGATGACCCAGCACTGGGCCGACAGCAACGAGTTCACCCAGATGTTCTTCGCCCAGAACATCTCGGGCCGCGCGGCCCGCCCGGAAGAGATCGCGCCCACCGTTCTGCACCTGTGCTCCGATGGCGCGAGCTTCATCAACGGGGCGACATTCACCATCGATGGCGGCCAGACCGCTCACTGA
- a CDS encoding FAD-binding oxidoreductase, translated as MSELNLDRRGLLGAGLVGAASLGLGTGASAKNPAPLAPHMTKADFAGAMKAFRGVVGAEWVFGDEEAVAPYTKVYVPDPANRHVPIGAVCPESVEQVQEIVRIANKYRQPLWPVSTGKNMGYGMTAPATPGQVVLDLKRMNRILEVDADLGTCLLEPGVTYQQLKDYLVENNIPLWIDVPTVGPVASPVGNTLDRGVGYTPYGEHFMFQCGMEVVLADGQVMRTGMGSIKGSTAWQAFKWGYGPYLDGLFTQSNFGVVTKMGLWLMPRPPVYKPFMVRHGEMADVPRIIEAMRPLRVSNLVANCNLMMSASYQLAMFKRRNEIVADGVPLDDASLKKVAKANGLGMWNTYFALYGTEQTVAAIEPIIRASLVASGGEVLTAAEMGDNPWFHHHATLMEGGLNLDEVGLLRWRGAGGGLAWFAPVAAARGIEAERQTALAREILEKHGFDYTAAYAIGWRDLHHIIALLFDKSDADQERKADACYRELVTRFGAQGWASYRTGVNSMDLVAQQYGQVNREFNAKIKHAVDPNGILAPGKSGIV; from the coding sequence ATGAGCGAATTGAACCTCGACCGTCGCGGCCTTCTTGGTGCGGGCCTTGTCGGCGCGGCCAGCCTCGGCCTCGGCACGGGCGCCAGCGCGAAGAACCCCGCCCCGCTCGCCCCGCACATGACCAAGGCCGATTTCGCGGGCGCGATGAAGGCATTTCGCGGCGTCGTCGGCGCCGAATGGGTGTTCGGCGACGAGGAGGCCGTTGCGCCCTACACCAAGGTCTACGTGCCCGATCCCGCCAACCGCCATGTGCCGATCGGCGCCGTCTGCCCGGAATCGGTGGAGCAGGTGCAGGAAATCGTCCGCATCGCCAACAAGTACCGCCAGCCGCTGTGGCCAGTCTCCACTGGCAAGAACATGGGCTATGGCATGACCGCGCCGGCAACGCCGGGCCAGGTCGTGCTCGACCTCAAGCGGATGAACCGCATTCTCGAGGTCGACGCGGACCTCGGCACTTGCCTGCTGGAGCCGGGCGTCACCTACCAGCAGCTCAAGGACTACCTTGTAGAGAACAACATCCCGCTGTGGATCGACGTGCCGACAGTGGGCCCGGTGGCCTCGCCGGTGGGCAACACGCTCGACCGCGGGGTGGGCTACACGCCTTATGGCGAACACTTCATGTTCCAGTGCGGCATGGAAGTCGTACTCGCCGACGGTCAGGTCATGCGCACCGGCATGGGCTCGATCAAGGGCAGCACCGCGTGGCAGGCGTTCAAGTGGGGCTACGGCCCTTATCTCGACGGCCTTTTCACCCAGTCGAACTTCGGCGTGGTCACCAAGATGGGCTTGTGGCTGATGCCCAGGCCCCCGGTCTACAAGCCTTTCATGGTTCGCCATGGCGAGATGGCCGACGTCCCGCGCATCATCGAGGCGATGCGCCCGCTTCGTGTCTCGAACCTCGTCGCCAATTGCAACCTGATGATGAGCGCGTCCTACCAGCTTGCCATGTTCAAGCGCCGCAACGAGATCGTCGCTGACGGCGTGCCGCTCGATGATGCCTCGCTCAAGAAGGTGGCCAAGGCCAACGGCCTGGGCATGTGGAACACCTACTTCGCGCTCTACGGCACCGAACAGACCGTCGCGGCGATCGAGCCGATCATCCGCGCGAGCCTTGTGGCAAGCGGCGGCGAAGTGCTGACCGCCGCCGAGATGGGCGACAACCCCTGGTTCCACCACCACGCCACGCTGATGGAAGGCGGGCTCAATCTCGACGAGGTCGGCCTGCTGCGCTGGCGCGGTGCGGGCGGTGGCCTCGCCTGGTTCGCCCCCGTCGCCGCCGCGCGAGGGATCGAGGCCGAGCGACAGACCGCGCTCGCCAGGGAAATCCTCGAGAAGCACGGCTTCGACTATACCGCCGCCTACGCCATCGGCTGGCGCGACCTGCATCACATCATCGCCCTGCTGTTCGACAAATCCGATGCCGATCAGGAACGCAAGGCTGACGCCTGCTACCGCGAACTGGTCACCCGCTTCGGCGCGCAAGGCTGGGCGAGCTACCGCACCGGGGTCAATTCGATGGACCTCGTCGCGCAGCAGTACGGGCAGGTGAACCGCGAGTTCAACGCGAAGATCAAGCATGCCGTCGATCCAAACGGCATCCTTGCTCCCGGCAAATCGGGGATTGTGTGA
- a CDS encoding nitrate reductase, which yields MKDIRTTCAYCGVGCGIRATVTGDRAVSIKGDPEHPANFGRLCSKGTHLGETVGLEGRLLHPMVDAERATWNEALDLAAARMRECIERHGPDSVAFYVSGQLLTEDYYVANKLMKGFIGSGNIDTNSRLCMASAVAAHNRAFGEDLVPCTYDDLEAADLVLLVGSNTAWCHPVIWQRIEAARSARGTRLVVIDPRRTETAEQADLHVALAPDGDIALFNALLAEMRDRDLLDEAFMAERCAVPEGYVAGLDPRGHGIDPATFRALADLVAASPRMVTLFSQGANQSRCGTDKGNAIINLHLALGRISQTGAGPFSITGQPNAMGGREVGGLANMLACHLGFSSEERADAAIFWNAPNICAGPGLKAVDLFRAVHDGRVKFVWVMATNPAVSMPDAGFVREALARCETLVVSDVIADTDTARLAHIRLPALAWGEKDGTVTNSERRISRQRALFEAPGQARADWAILCDFAERMGWGRAFAFPTAAAIFREYAAMTALAGARGKALDLSHLAGLGDAAYEALEPTLWGGVHPTARTFSHPDGKARLVAVEAPVAAPADPEFPFRLNTGRYRDQWHTMTRTGLSPTLSQHRREPLLEIHPEDAALAGIEDGGLARLATRVGATVFRVLHSTAQRRGDLFVPMHWTDAMAGEGRANRLPLQETDPLSGQPGFKDTPARVEPVVPEWRAFLATRDEAALPSLLWWSRAKVANGWLCELAGNGAPDLEVILPKGTWLEAADMVRGMRRIIVLDKAGGLLAALYLTRNGELPPRDWVAAQIGNAEASALELLAGRPAVALPDRGPIVCVCHGVGVNEIAAAACAGAMTLEAIAGCTRAGSNCGSCRPAIARMLDEMNLDTQEAAE from the coding sequence ATGAAGGACATCCGCACCACATGCGCCTACTGCGGTGTCGGCTGCGGTATCCGGGCGACGGTGACGGGCGACCGGGCCGTTTCGATCAAGGGCGACCCGGAGCACCCCGCGAACTTCGGGCGCCTGTGCTCGAAGGGGACGCACCTGGGCGAAACGGTGGGACTTGAGGGGCGGCTGCTTCACCCGATGGTGGATGCAGAGCGCGCAACCTGGAACGAGGCGCTCGATCTTGCGGCGGCGCGGATGCGCGAATGCATCGAGCGCCACGGCCCCGACAGCGTTGCCTTCTACGTTTCGGGACAACTGCTCACCGAGGACTACTACGTCGCCAACAAGCTGATGAAGGGCTTCATCGGCAGCGGCAACATCGACACCAACAGCCGGCTGTGCATGGCCAGCGCGGTGGCGGCTCATAACCGCGCCTTCGGCGAGGACCTGGTGCCATGCACCTACGACGACCTGGAGGCGGCCGACCTCGTCCTGCTGGTCGGCTCGAACACGGCGTGGTGCCACCCGGTGATCTGGCAGAGGATCGAAGCGGCTCGCTCGGCACGCGGGACAAGGCTGGTCGTGATCGACCCGCGCCGTACGGAGACCGCCGAGCAGGCCGACCTGCACGTCGCGCTCGCGCCCGACGGCGACATCGCGCTGTTCAACGCCCTTCTGGCCGAGATGCGCGACCGCGATCTTCTGGACGAGGCCTTCATGGCCGAGCGGTGCGCCGTGCCCGAGGGATACGTCGCCGGGCTCGATCCGCGCGGTCACGGGATAGATCCCGCGACGTTCCGCGCGCTTGCAGACCTCGTCGCGGCCAGCCCGCGCATGGTGACACTGTTCAGCCAGGGGGCGAATCAGTCGCGCTGCGGGACCGACAAGGGCAACGCGATCATCAACCTCCACCTTGCGCTTGGCCGGATCAGCCAGACCGGTGCGGGGCCGTTCTCGATCACCGGCCAGCCCAATGCGATGGGCGGACGCGAAGTTGGCGGGCTGGCGAACATGCTTGCGTGTCACCTGGGCTTTTCGTCCGAGGAGCGCGCGGATGCGGCGATCTTCTGGAACGCGCCCAATATCTGCGCAGGGCCGGGGCTGAAGGCGGTGGACCTGTTTCGCGCGGTTCACGATGGCCGCGTGAAGTTCGTTTGGGTCATGGCGACGAACCCGGCGGTGTCGATGCCCGACGCGGGCTTCGTGCGCGAAGCGCTGGCGCGGTGTGAAACGCTGGTCGTCTCCGACGTGATCGCGGATACGGACACGGCGCGCCTCGCGCATATCCGCCTGCCCGCGCTGGCGTGGGGCGAAAAGGACGGCACCGTCACCAATTCCGAGCGGCGAATCAGCCGCCAGCGCGCGCTGTTCGAGGCACCCGGCCAAGCGCGGGCCGACTGGGCGATCCTGTGCGATTTCGCCGAGCGGATGGGTTGGGGCCGGGCCTTCGCCTTTCCGACCGCTGCCGCGATATTCCGCGAATACGCGGCGATGACCGCCCTTGCCGGCGCGCGGGGCAAGGCGCTCGACCTGTCGCATCTGGCGGGGCTTGGCGACGCTGCCTACGAAGCACTGGAGCCGACGCTGTGGGGCGGGGTGCATCCGACGGCCCGGACGTTCAGCCACCCTGACGGCAAGGCCCGGCTGGTGGCGGTCGAAGCGCCGGTCGCGGCTCCTGCTGATCCTGAGTTCCCGTTCCGCCTCAACACCGGGCGTTATCGTGACCAGTGGCACACGATGACGCGCACCGGGCTTTCCCCGACGCTGTCGCAGCACCGGCGCGAACCCCTGCTCGAAATCCATCCGGAAGACGCGGCGCTTGCAGGGATCGAGGATGGCGGGCTGGCGAGGCTGGCGACGCGCGTGGGCGCGACGGTTTTCCGAGTCCTGCATTCGACAGCCCAGCGGCGCGGCGATCTGTTCGTGCCGATGCACTGGACCGATGCGATGGCTGGCGAAGGCCGCGCCAACCGCCTGCCGCTTCAGGAAACCGATCCGCTTTCAGGCCAGCCCGGGTTCAAGGACACGCCCGCGCGCGTGGAACCGGTCGTGCCGGAATGGCGCGCGTTCCTGGCGACACGTGATGAGGCCGCGCTTCCATCGCTTTTGTGGTGGAGCCGCGCCAAGGTCGCCAATGGATGGCTCTGCGAACTGGCAGGCAACGGCGCGCCGGATCTGGAAGTGATACTTCCGAAGGGTACGTGGCTTGAAGCGGCGGACATGGTGCGCGGCATGCGCCGGATCATCGTGCTGGATAAGGCGGGCGGGCTTCTGGCCGCGCTTTATCTGACGCGCAACGGCGAACTTCCGCCCCGGGACTGGGTAGCGGCGCAGATCGGCAACGCCGAGGCATCGGCGCTCGAACTTCTGGCTGGGCGTCCGGCAGTTGCCTTGCCCGATCGCGGGCCCATCGTGTGCGTCTGCCACGGCGTCGGCGTGAACGAGATTGCCGCTGCCGCCTGCGCTGGCGCGATGACGCTCGAAGCGATCGCGGGATGCACCCGCGCCGGATCGAATTGCGGAAGCTGCCGCCCGGCCATCGCCCGGATGCTCGACGAGATGAACCTGGATACACAGGAGGCTGCGGAATGA
- the nirB gene encoding nitrite reductase large subunit NirB translates to MNAPTSFSQKDQPAQARERLVVIGNGMAGCRAVEEILARDPARFDVTIFGAEPRVNYNRIMLSPVLAGEKAFDDIVINDASWYADNGITLVSGDPVVSIDRETQTVVARSGRVEPYDRLLIATGSDPFIIPVPGHDLPGVVTFRDLDDVERMLAASERGGSAVVIGGGLLGLEAAHGLALRGMKVTVVHLMPTLMERQLDEAAGYLLRSELERRGQTIVTGGDTAEILGRDGHVSGVKLKDGREFAADIVVMAVGIRPATGLARAAGLDVERGILVDDHMMTSDPAVMAVGECVQHRGQCYGLVAPLWDMCRALADCVTGNPSGYEGSVTSTKLKVSGIDLFSAGDFSGGEGAEDIVMRDASRGIYKRVIVREDRVVGAVLYGDTGDGSWYFDLLKKGEDISEIREALIFGQAFAAGGALADPNAAVAALSDDAEICGCNGVSKGKVVETIKGGACSLDAVRSQCKASASCGSCTGLVESLLRLTLGGEVEAGPKTMCKCTSFTHSDVRRLIVEKNLRLIPQVMQELGWSTPDGCASCRPALNYYLLCAWPGEYEDDQQSRFVNERMHANIQKDGTYSVVPRMWGGLTNPRELRAIADVVEKYNAPMVKVTGGQRLDIFGIRKEDLPAVWADLNAAGMVSGHAYGKSLRTVKTCVGSEWCRFGTQDSTGLGVKLEQMTWGSWMPHKFKIAVSGCPRNCAEATIKDFGVVCVDSGYELHVGGNGGIKVRATDLLCRVATEAEAMEVCAAFIQLYREQAWYLERTAPWIERVGLEHVKAALFDDPEAVATLAARFRHSQQFMQDDPWAKRARGADAELHQHLAEVRPFQMENA, encoded by the coding sequence GTGAACGCCCCGACGAGTTTCAGCCAGAAGGACCAGCCGGCGCAAGCGCGTGAACGGCTGGTGGTCATCGGCAACGGCATGGCCGGGTGCCGGGCGGTGGAGGAAATCCTCGCTCGCGATCCCGCCCGCTTCGACGTCACGATCTTCGGCGCGGAACCGCGCGTGAACTACAACCGGATCATGCTTTCGCCCGTGCTGGCGGGCGAGAAGGCGTTCGACGACATCGTGATCAACGATGCCTCCTGGTACGCCGACAACGGCATCACGCTGGTGTCGGGGGATCCGGTCGTGTCGATCGACCGCGAGACGCAGACGGTCGTGGCTCGGTCCGGCCGGGTCGAGCCCTACGATCGCCTGCTGATCGCCACCGGCTCCGACCCGTTCATCATTCCGGTGCCCGGACACGATCTTCCCGGCGTCGTTACCTTCCGCGATCTCGATGACGTGGAGCGCATGCTGGCCGCCTCGGAGCGGGGCGGCAGTGCGGTCGTGATCGGGGGCGGGCTGCTCGGCCTCGAGGCGGCACATGGCCTGGCCCTGCGCGGGATGAAGGTCACCGTTGTCCACCTGATGCCGACGCTGATGGAGCGGCAGCTCGACGAGGCAGCGGGCTACCTTCTGCGCAGCGAGCTGGAGCGACGCGGGCAGACCATCGTCACCGGGGGGGACACCGCCGAGATCCTGGGCAGGGACGGCCATGTCTCGGGCGTGAAGCTCAAGGACGGGCGCGAGTTCGCGGCCGACATCGTCGTGATGGCGGTCGGCATCCGCCCGGCGACGGGCCTGGCGCGCGCCGCGGGCCTCGACGTCGAGCGCGGCATCCTTGTCGATGATCACATGATGACCTCGGACCCGGCGGTCATGGCCGTGGGCGAATGCGTGCAGCATCGTGGCCAGTGCTACGGCCTTGTCGCGCCGCTGTGGGACATGTGCCGTGCCCTGGCCGACTGCGTGACCGGCAACCCCAGCGGATACGAAGGCTCGGTGACCTCCACCAAGCTCAAGGTTTCGGGGATCGACCTGTTCTCGGCCGGAGACTTTTCCGGAGGCGAAGGGGCCGAGGATATCGTCATGCGCGATGCCTCGCGCGGGATATACAAGCGCGTGATCGTCCGCGAGGACCGCGTGGTGGGCGCCGTGCTTTACGGCGATACCGGCGACGGTTCCTGGTACTTCGACCTGCTGAAGAAGGGCGAGGACATCTCGGAAATCCGCGAGGCGCTGATCTTCGGGCAGGCCTTTGCCGCGGGAGGCGCCCTTGCGGACCCTAATGCAGCCGTTGCCGCCCTTTCGGACGATGCCGAAATCTGCGGTTGCAACGGCGTTTCCAAGGGCAAGGTGGTCGAGACCATCAAGGGCGGGGCATGCAGCCTCGATGCGGTCCGCAGCCAGTGCAAGGCGTCCGCGAGTTGCGGCAGCTGCACGGGCCTTGTCGAAAGCCTGCTGCGCCTGACGCTGGGCGGAGAGGTCGAGGCCGGGCCGAAGACCATGTGCAAGTGCACAAGCTTCACCCATTCCGACGTGCGCCGCCTGATCGTGGAGAAGAACCTGAGGCTTATCCCGCAGGTCATGCAGGAACTGGGCTGGTCGACGCCCGATGGCTGCGCCTCGTGCCGCCCCGCGCTCAACTACTACCTGCTCTGCGCCTGGCCGGGCGAATATGAAGACGATCAGCAGAGCCGCTTCGTCAACGAGCGCATGCACGCCAACATCCAGAAGGACGGCACCTATTCCGTGGTTCCGCGCATGTGGGGCGGGCTTACCAACCCCCGCGAACTGCGCGCCATCGCCGACGTGGTCGAGAAGTACAATGCGCCGATGGTCAAGGTGACCGGCGGCCAGCGGCTGGATATCTTCGGCATCCGCAAGGAGGACCTGCCGGCGGTCTGGGCGGACCTGAACGCGGCGGGGATGGTGTCGGGCCATGCCTACGGCAAGTCGCTGCGCACGGTGAAGACTTGTGTCGGATCGGAATGGTGCCGCTTCGGTACGCAGGATTCCACCGGACTGGGCGTGAAGCTGGAACAGATGACGTGGGGCTCCTGGATGCCCCACAAGTTCAAGATCGCCGTATCGGGCTGCCCGCGCAATTGCGCCGAAGCGACGATCAAGGACTTCGGGGTGGTCTGCGTCGACAGCGGCTATGAACTCCATGTCGGCGGCAACGGCGGGATCAAGGTCCGCGCGACCGATCTGCTCTGCCGCGTCGCCACCGAGGCCGAGGCGATGGAGGTCTGCGCGGCTTTCATCCAGCTTTACCGCGAACAGGCATGGTATCTCGAGCGGACCGCCCCGTGGATCGAGCGCGTGGGTCTGGAACACGTGAAGGCCGCGTTGTTCGACGATCCCGAGGCCGTCGCCACGCTGGCCGCGCGGTTCCGCCATTCCCAGCAGTTCATGCAGGACGATCCCTGGGCAAAGCGCGCCCGCGGCGCGGACGCGGAACTGCACCAGCACCTGGCCGAGGTGCGCCCCTTCCAGATGGAGAATGCATGA